From the Luteolibacter arcticus genome, one window contains:
- the gltB gene encoding glutamate synthase large subunit produces MNPYYHPSTPLVAGSLHNLSAERDNCGMGAIAHIHGKRSFEIIDMALTSVCNMTHRGAVDADMKTGDGSGILSQIPYPIFLKAAEKLGTKLENEGDLAVAVFFLPLNDAAGQKQLKSLAEEVVAKRGITVIGWREAPVNPDALGKIALVSRPHIEHLLMKKPAGWDGDHFERQLFLCRRAIERQTKGINGFYMPTFSSRLISYKGLAMPAALRAFYGDLQDSDFQTAISLYHQRFSTNTFPAWPLGQPFRMMCHNGEINTVEGNRNWMASREEFFSNPIWGDDIALLHDLMNEHESDSASLDHALEVLVLSGRSLEHAMCMLVPPAYRNDEDISDDLRAFYQYIRSFSEPWDGPAGLVYTDGTKLCASLDRNGLRPSRYKITEDGLLYIGSEAGAVVIDDAKVIRKGRLGPGQMFSVDTSNGTVRNDREVKEALAKQKPYRQWIDENRLELRKFCSPDALAPTEDFAPLELSRQQVTHGISLEELDMVFPPMLKGAQEAVFSMGDDIPLAVLSTYPRLLFTYFKQRFAQVTNPPIDPIREWAVMSASAGLGPERNLLEETPEHCRIINLESAILFEHQLDRLKHLDEHGFPSAVLDITWPASAGNDGLKVRLDELCQEVEAAVDRGVSIVILSDRGASATRVPIPSILATGTVHHHLNRVRKRMRCSLVLESGEIRDTHQVSCAFGFGATALCPYLGFATVRQLVAADAGMGKLEGISLEKAMANYAKALEKGVLKIMSKMGISVLNSYQGAQIFEAIGVGKEVVEFSFTGVQSKIGGIGFTEIAEESLIRHKAAFETLVPKGETLNLGDPGYNRFRKSGERHAWTTDVIKNFHTFVKSGKAEDYEDYVKVQLETTPVAIKDLFEFVPAASGAISVDEVESVESIRRRFTTAAMSLGALSPEAHETLAIAMNRIGGKSDSGEGGEDPVRYKPYANGDFARSWIKQVASGRFGVSAYYLVNADELEIKMAQGAKPGEGGQLPGQKVNALIARLRHTQPGVQLISPPPHHDIYSIEDLAQLIHDLKEVNPRARVTVKLVAETGVGTVAAGVAKASADTILISGHDGGTGASPLSSTKHAGSPWELGLSEAQQTLLINNLRSRVILRTDGGMRNGKDIVMAAILGAEEYNFGTIAMIAMGCVYVRKCHLNNCPVGIATTDPKFRAKFKGTPEMVINFFNGVAHEAREIMAKLGVRTLDELIGRPEYLKQRQVPGHPKANLIDLGAVLKDVIPDLAKHNNVPPESISRVCAQDRNDGISKPPLDLEILRDLAKALGTGEIPADAPEYGRDSTPDAIAAAIKVLPDRAPVELSYNIVNTDRNIGTRLSGRIAEIHGDRGFNGHTAVTLKLNGSAGQSLGTFLVSGVKIELTGEANDYTGKGMAAGEIVVKVSPDAKFNPATNTILGNTSLYGATGGALYGNGRAGERFAVRNSGATAVVEGVGDHGCEYMTNGNVVILGKTGKNFGAGMSGGTAYVYDVDGRFYSRINPEMVVPLPVRRAEDIADLKKLITDHAEKTGSPHAKALIADWDNSLKKFVRVIAKERAALEAAEEAHEAASTR; encoded by the coding sequence ATGAATCCCTATTACCATCCGAGCACGCCGCTGGTTGCTGGTTCCCTCCACAACCTCTCTGCCGAACGCGACAATTGCGGCATGGGCGCCATCGCCCACATCCATGGGAAACGGTCGTTCGAGATCATCGACATGGCCCTCACGTCGGTCTGCAACATGACCCACCGCGGCGCGGTCGATGCCGACATGAAGACCGGCGACGGCTCCGGCATCCTTTCCCAGATCCCCTACCCGATCTTCCTCAAGGCCGCCGAGAAGCTCGGCACCAAGCTGGAGAACGAAGGCGACCTCGCGGTGGCGGTGTTCTTCCTGCCGCTCAACGACGCCGCCGGCCAGAAGCAGCTGAAGTCACTGGCCGAGGAGGTGGTGGCAAAGCGCGGCATCACCGTGATCGGATGGCGCGAGGCACCGGTGAATCCGGACGCGCTCGGCAAGATCGCCTTGGTGAGTCGCCCGCACATCGAGCACCTGCTCATGAAGAAGCCCGCAGGTTGGGATGGCGATCATTTCGAACGCCAACTCTTCCTTTGCCGCCGTGCGATCGAACGGCAGACCAAGGGCATCAACGGCTTCTACATGCCGACCTTCTCGAGCCGCCTGATCTCCTACAAGGGCCTCGCCATGCCGGCCGCGCTGCGGGCCTTCTACGGCGACTTGCAGGACTCGGATTTCCAGACCGCGATCTCGCTGTATCACCAGCGCTTCTCGACCAACACCTTCCCGGCGTGGCCGCTCGGCCAACCGTTCCGAATGATGTGCCACAACGGCGAGATCAACACCGTGGAAGGCAACCGCAACTGGATGGCCTCCCGCGAGGAGTTCTTCTCGAACCCGATCTGGGGTGACGACATCGCGCTCCTGCACGACCTGATGAACGAGCACGAGTCGGACTCCGCCTCGCTCGACCACGCGCTGGAGGTGCTGGTGCTGTCGGGTCGCTCGCTCGAGCACGCGATGTGCATGCTGGTGCCGCCCGCTTATCGGAATGACGAAGACATCTCCGACGACCTGCGCGCCTTCTACCAATACATCCGCTCCTTCTCCGAGCCGTGGGACGGCCCGGCGGGCTTGGTCTACACCGATGGCACCAAGCTCTGCGCATCGCTCGACCGCAATGGCCTGCGCCCGTCGCGCTACAAGATCACGGAAGACGGCCTGCTCTACATCGGCTCCGAAGCCGGTGCGGTCGTCATCGACGACGCCAAGGTGATCCGCAAGGGCCGTCTCGGTCCCGGCCAGATGTTCTCCGTCGACACCTCGAATGGCACGGTCCGCAATGATCGCGAGGTCAAGGAAGCGCTCGCCAAGCAGAAGCCGTATCGCCAGTGGATCGACGAGAACCGCCTCGAGCTGCGCAAGTTCTGCTCGCCGGATGCGCTCGCGCCGACCGAGGACTTCGCGCCCCTGGAACTTTCCCGCCAACAGGTGACCCACGGCATCTCGCTGGAGGAACTCGACATGGTCTTCCCGCCGATGCTCAAGGGCGCGCAGGAAGCCGTGTTCTCGATGGGCGATGACATCCCGCTCGCCGTGCTTTCGACCTACCCGCGCCTGCTCTTCACCTACTTCAAGCAGCGCTTCGCGCAGGTGACCAATCCGCCGATCGACCCGATCCGCGAGTGGGCCGTCATGAGCGCCTCTGCCGGCCTCGGTCCGGAGCGCAACCTGCTGGAGGAAACTCCGGAGCACTGCCGCATCATCAATCTCGAGTCCGCGATCCTGTTCGAGCATCAGCTCGATCGCCTGAAGCACCTCGACGAGCACGGTTTCCCGTCCGCAGTCCTCGACATCACTTGGCCCGCCTCTGCTGGCAATGACGGCCTCAAGGTCCGCCTCGACGAGCTTTGCCAGGAAGTCGAAGCCGCCGTTGATCGTGGCGTCAGCATCGTCATCCTCTCGGACCGCGGTGCTTCCGCGACTCGCGTGCCGATCCCGTCGATCCTTGCGACGGGTACCGTCCATCATCACCTCAATCGCGTCCGCAAGCGGATGCGTTGCTCGCTGGTGCTGGAGTCGGGCGAAATCCGCGACACCCACCAGGTCTCGTGCGCGTTCGGATTCGGCGCCACCGCTCTTTGCCCCTACCTTGGTTTTGCTACCGTGCGCCAGCTCGTCGCCGCCGATGCCGGCATGGGCAAGCTCGAGGGAATCAGCCTTGAGAAGGCCATGGCCAACTACGCCAAGGCGCTCGAAAAGGGCGTGCTCAAGATCATGTCGAAGATGGGCATCTCGGTGCTCAACTCCTACCAAGGCGCGCAGATCTTCGAAGCCATCGGCGTCGGCAAGGAAGTCGTCGAGTTCTCCTTCACCGGCGTCCAGTCGAAGATCGGCGGCATCGGCTTCACGGAGATCGCCGAGGAGTCGCTGATCCGCCACAAGGCCGCCTTTGAAACCCTCGTCCCGAAGGGCGAGACGCTCAACCTCGGCGACCCGGGCTACAACCGCTTCCGCAAGTCCGGCGAACGCCACGCGTGGACCACCGACGTCATCAAGAACTTCCACACCTTCGTGAAGAGCGGCAAGGCCGAGGACTACGAAGACTACGTGAAGGTCCAGCTCGAGACCACGCCGGTCGCCATCAAGGACCTTTTCGAGTTCGTCCCCGCTGCCTCGGGAGCGATCTCCGTGGACGAGGTGGAGTCGGTCGAAAGCATCCGCCGCCGTTTCACTACCGCCGCGATGTCGCTCGGCGCGCTTTCTCCGGAAGCCCACGAGACGCTGGCGATCGCGATGAACCGCATTGGCGGCAAGTCCGACTCCGGCGAAGGCGGCGAAGACCCGGTGCGTTACAAGCCCTACGCGAATGGCGACTTCGCCCGCTCGTGGATCAAGCAGGTTGCGTCCGGCCGCTTCGGCGTCTCGGCCTACTATCTGGTCAATGCCGACGAGCTCGAAATCAAGATGGCCCAGGGAGCCAAGCCCGGCGAGGGCGGCCAGCTTCCCGGCCAGAAGGTCAATGCGCTCATCGCCCGCCTGCGCCACACGCAGCCCGGCGTGCAGCTCATCTCGCCGCCGCCTCACCACGATATCTACAGTATCGAGGACCTCGCGCAGCTCATTCACGACCTCAAGGAAGTGAACCCGCGCGCCCGTGTTACCGTCAAGCTTGTCGCCGAAACCGGCGTCGGCACGGTCGCCGCCGGCGTCGCCAAGGCCAGCGCGGACACCATCCTGATCTCCGGTCACGACGGTGGCACCGGTGCCTCGCCGCTGTCCTCGACCAAGCACGCCGGTTCACCATGGGAACTCGGCCTGTCCGAGGCCCAGCAAACGCTGCTCATCAATAATCTCCGCAGCCGCGTCATCCTCCGCACCGACGGGGGCATGCGCAACGGCAAGGACATCGTCATGGCCGCCATCCTCGGTGCCGAGGAATACAACTTCGGCACCATCGCGATGATCGCGATGGGTTGCGTCTATGTCCGCAAGTGCCACTTGAACAACTGCCCGGTCGGCATTGCCACCACCGATCCGAAGTTCCGCGCCAAGTTCAAGGGCACCCCGGAAATGGTCATCAACTTCTTCAACGGTGTCGCCCACGAAGCCCGCGAGATCATGGCCAAGCTCGGCGTCCGCACGCTCGATGAACTCATCGGCCGCCCCGAATACCTCAAGCAGCGCCAGGTTCCCGGCCACCCGAAGGCAAACCTCATCGACCTCGGTGCCGTGCTCAAAGACGTGATCCCCGATCTCGCCAAGCACAACAACGTTCCGCCCGAGTCGATCTCGCGCGTCTGCGCCCAGGATCGCAACGACGGCATTTCCAAGCCACCGCTCGACCTCGAGATCCTGCGCGATCTCGCCAAGGCGCTCGGCACCGGTGAGATCCCCGCCGACGCACCGGAATACGGCAGGGATTCCACGCCGGACGCCATCGCCGCCGCGATCAAAGTCCTGCCCGATCGCGCGCCGGTCGAGCTGAGCTACAACATCGTCAACACCGACCGCAACATCGGCACCCGCCTCTCCGGCCGCATCGCCGAGATCCACGGCGACCGCGGTTTCAACGGCCACACCGCCGTCACGCTCAAGCTGAATGGCTCGGCCGGTCAATCGCTCGGCACCTTCCTCGTCTCCGGCGTGAAGATCGAGCTGACCGGTGAAGCCAACGACTACACCGGCAAGGGCATGGCCGCCGGCGAGATCGTCGTGAAGGTGTCACCCGACGCGAAGTTCAACCCCGCCACCAACACCATCCTCGGAAACACCTCGCTCTATGGTGCCACCGGCGGTGCCCTCTATGGCAATGGCCGCGCCGGCGAACGCTTCGCCGTCCGCAACTCCGGTGCCACCGCGGTCGTCGAAGGCGTGGGAGACCACGGCTGCGAATACATGACCAATGGCAACGTCGTGATTCTCGGCAAGACCGGGAAGAACTTCGGCGCCGGCATGTCCGGCGGCACCGCCTACGTCTATGACGTCGACGGCCGGTTCTACTCCCGCATCAATCCGGAAATGGTCGTGCCGCTCCCGGTCCGCCGTGCGGAAGACATCGCCGATCTGAAGAAGCTGATCACCGATCACGCCGAGAAGACCGGCAGCCCGCACGCCAAGGCCCTGATCGCCGATTGGGATAACAGCCTGAAAAAGTTCGTCCGCGTGATCGCCAAGGAACGCGCCGCCCTCGAAGCCGCCGAAGAAGCCCACGAGGCCGCCTCCACACGCTGA
- a CDS encoding alpha/beta hydrolase — translation MSLLQKTPLIGQARQREMLKSATTFTYSETPEGPLQAHFFTPEGFEPGDKRPLIIFLHGGFWETPMATQFVPHCLHFAQRGAVTVTVETRVGSVHRTGPVETLEDLKTFLNWVKGYEPHFGVDSSKVILAGAAGGAFTVLAMTLPKPAKNEAPPVYEPAALLLFSTLLDPIVRPLLDRFPDHATAKRLSPIKSVRRKAPPMILFHGKKDRLTPFATVEKFYKSMRWRRNKIELVEYENADHAFFNFNVSDQHYEWSVMAADRFLVDMKILPPPPIIEEGIVEPE, via the coding sequence ATGAGTCTGCTCCAAAAAACCCCGCTGATCGGCCAAGCACGGCAGCGGGAGATGCTGAAGTCGGCCACCACCTTCACTTACTCCGAGACTCCGGAAGGTCCGCTGCAGGCCCACTTCTTCACGCCCGAGGGCTTCGAGCCCGGCGACAAGCGACCGCTGATCATCTTCCTCCATGGCGGCTTCTGGGAGACGCCGATGGCTACCCAGTTCGTCCCGCACTGCCTGCACTTCGCCCAACGCGGCGCGGTGACCGTGACGGTGGAAACCCGCGTCGGCTCGGTCCACCGCACCGGCCCGGTCGAAACGCTGGAGGACCTGAAAACTTTCCTCAATTGGGTAAAGGGCTACGAGCCGCACTTCGGCGTGGATTCCTCGAAGGTCATCCTCGCGGGAGCTGCGGGCGGTGCCTTCACCGTCCTGGCGATGACGCTGCCGAAGCCCGCCAAGAACGAGGCTCCGCCCGTTTACGAGCCCGCGGCCCTGCTGCTGTTCAGCACCCTGCTCGATCCGATCGTGCGGCCGTTGCTCGACCGTTTCCCGGACCACGCCACCGCCAAGCGGCTGAGCCCGATCAAGTCGGTGCGCCGCAAGGCCCCGCCGATGATCCTTTTCCACGGCAAGAAGGACCGCCTCACGCCCTTCGCCACGGTGGAAAAGTTCTACAAGTCGATGCGCTGGCGGCGGAACAAGATCGAGCTCGTGGAATACGAGAACGCTGATCACGCATTCTTCAATTTCAACGTCTCCGACCAGCACTACGAGTGGAGCGTGATGGCCGCCGACCGGTTCTTGGTGGACATGAAGATCCTCCCGCCGCCTCCGATCATCGAGGAAGGCATCGTCGAGCCCGAGTGA